Sequence from the Christiangramia fulva genome:
TTTTTCGGTCTTTACCTCTTCCGCATCCTCAACTTCCATGTTTTTCACCTCTTCGGTGGTATCATTGATGATGAATTCTTCGGGATCTACTTCTTCGTAGATCACATCGAGTTTCCTTGCGAAATCAGGTGTTTTCAGAAGATCGTCTACTTTTTTTTGAATATTCCCGACCTCATCGACTTCTTCCGCATTTTCGTCGAGTGTATGAACGATCTTTTCGTCTTTTGGAGGTTTAGCCTCCTCAGCAGGTTTTTCCGAAACCGGTTTACTGGTCGCTGTAATCACGCCGGTAGATTTATTACTAAGATCATGCTCAGCTTTTTGTTCGTCTTCAAGCGTATGAATGATCTTTTTAGTTTCGGTATTGGTGATCTCGTTTTGCTGTTCCACATTGAAACCAGTGGCAATGATGGTTACGGCGATGGCATCTTCAAGAGATTCATCTTCACCAACTCCCATGATAATATTGGCACTGTGCCCGGCCTCAGCCTGGATATGGTCGTTAATTTCACCAATTTCATCTATAGTGATCTCTTCATTACCGGAAACAATGAGCAGTAAAACATTTTTAGCTCCGGTAATTTTGTTGTCATTCAATAAAGGTGAATCCAGCGCTTTCATGATCGCATCGGTAGCCCTGCTGGCTCCCGAAGCCTGTGCCGAACCCATAATGGCAGTACCACTGTTGCTCAATACGGTCTTGGCATCGCGCAAGTCAATGTTCTGAGTATAGTGGTGAGTAATGACCTCTGCAATTCCTCTGGAGGCAGTTGCCAGAACTTCATCGGCTTTTGAGAATCCGGCTTTGAAACCAAGATTTCCGTAAACCTCGCGTAGTTTATTGTTGTTGATCACGATAAGCGAATCAACATGTCTCCTTAATTTTTCAACACCTATCTGGGCTTGTTCGTTTCGGTTTCTTCCTTCGAATTGAAACGGAATGGTCACAATTCCGACGGTAAGAATATCCAGTTCCTTGGCCTGTTTAGCGATAATAGGTGCGGCCCCGGTTCCGGTTCCACCGCCCATTCCCGCAGTGATAAATACCATTTTAGTGTTTTTATCAAGCATTTGCCTGATGTCTTCAAAACTTTCCAAAGCGGCTTTTTCACCGATTTCGGGATTCGCTCCGGCTCCCAAACCTTCAGTAAGAGTAACTCCTAACTGTATCTTATTGGGAACAGAACTGTTTTCGAGTGCCTGCGCATCGGTATTACATACAACAAAATCAACTCCCTTAATGCCCAACTGGAACATGTGGTTGATGGCATTGCTTCCTCCTCCGCCTACACCAATTACCTTGATGACGTTCGATTGATTTTTTGGTAAATCGAATGAGATGTCTCCAAATTCTGTACTGCTCATAAACTCTGTTTTACTGGTTGTATCTTTTCACTCACTAAGTGAGCTTT
This genomic interval carries:
- the ftsZ gene encoding cell division protein FtsZ, producing the protein MSSTEFGDISFDLPKNQSNVIKVIGVGGGGSNAINHMFQLGIKGVDFVVCNTDAQALENSSVPNKIQLGVTLTEGLGAGANPEIGEKAALESFEDIRQMLDKNTKMVFITAGMGGGTGTGAAPIIAKQAKELDILTVGIVTIPFQFEGRNRNEQAQIGVEKLRRHVDSLIVINNNKLREVYGNLGFKAGFSKADEVLATASRGIAEVITHHYTQNIDLRDAKTVLSNSGTAIMGSAQASGASRATDAIMKALDSPLLNDNKITGAKNVLLLIVSGNEEITIDEIGEINDHIQAEAGHSANIIMGVGEDESLEDAIAVTIIATGFNVEQQNEITNTETKKIIHTLEDEQKAEHDLSNKSTGVITATSKPVSEKPAEEAKPPKDEKIVHTLDENAEEVDEVGNIQKKVDDLLKTPDFARKLDVIYEEVDPEEFIINDTTEEVKNMEVEDAEEVKTEKEEQFMFTFDLPMNKKEEEKKPEQPKAENIKKHTLKEEDEKEEEVKQIRVNEAVEIIPVTESSAHGIKRYSLDDYMEVEERLQNSKAPEKKEEEVDETVAFEKKTVAPTPRKETDEDNPFDNPISSEVVKQRTAERKAKMKEFNYKFRTGAAQIDEIEKQPAYKRAGIELDNSKPGEGKLSRTSIDQDDNNDLHFRRNNSFLHDNVD